A single Oryctolagus cuniculus chromosome 16, mOryCun1.1, whole genome shotgun sequence DNA region contains:
- the LOC103349423 gene encoding uncharacterized protein, protein MEEYIRAALPPVERECPVEDRPTDVPSKFSPDTFSEDSGPVTRTKISQKYMAVVNWHVENGTTSGKPWMQENSKSYLSFSSTKNARSQIRSALDNFTKVMGLTIMVLDCLVGVLALPDTANSRTHQILQMSGCHRACAGSVWAAWCPCQYGRRNTTWLFGPVTTRRSSIAEATARAAPCYGCAKWTNEIFPFRGCVEQMIIWWEEEKRTATVVDAVKATPRGGKVRADQICKSSAQVEPTPAVAVAVITGNADMGMGAVADGKATNSQHQQRLQDQRSTFERTRRLTPGFGERLPKREAKSFFRWVSDPMTDVTLEFFVGKTESKGRPAPSGDGKNRRPAEKPALAFEPHVPSASGRLGGG, encoded by the exons ATGGAAGAGTATATAAGGGCGGCTCTGCCTCCGGTGGAACGCGAGTGTCCTGTAGAGGATCGCCCGACGGACGTGCCGTCCAAATTCTCACCAGATACTTTCTCTGAGGACTCCGGTCCTGTGACCAGAACCAAAATCAGTCAGAAATATATGGCTGTGGTGAACTGGCACGTGGAAAACGGCACCACGTCAGGAAAACCATGGATGCAGGAGAACAGCAAGTCTTACCTCAGCTTCAGCTCGACCAAGAACGCCAGGAGCCAAATCAGGTCGGCCCTGGACAACTTCACCAAGGTCATGGGCCTGACCATAATGGTTCTGGACTGCCTGGTGGGGGTGCTGGCTCTGCCAGACACTGCCAACAGCCGGACCCACCAAATCCTACAGATGAGCGGCTGCCATCGGGCCTGTGCCGGCAGCGTGTGGGCGGCATGGTGTCCTTGCCAATACGGCAGACGAAACACCACCTGGTTGTTTGGACCTGTGACCACGCGAAGGAGCAGTATCGCGGAGGCTACTGCCCGtgctgctccctgctatggtTGCGCCAAATGGACAAATGAGATCTTCCCCTTCAGGGGCTGCGTCGAGCAGATGATCATCTGGTGGGAGGAGGAAAAGAGGACGGCCACGGTGGTGGACGCCGTCAAGGCCACTCCCAGGGGCGGCAAGGTCCGTGCAGACCAAATATGCAAATCCTCTGCTCAGGTGGAACCGACTCCCGCCGTCGCCGTTGCCGTCATCACTGGCAACGCCGACATGGGCATGGGCGCGGTGGCCGATGGGAAGGCGACAAACTCCCAACACCAGCAACGGCTCCAGGACCAGAGGTCCACGTTTGAACGTACCCGGCGTTTGACGCCTGGCTTTGGCGAACGTTTGCCTAAACGAGAAGCCAAAAGCTTTTTCCGTTGGGTTTCCGATCCCATGACTGACGTGACTCTTGAGTTCTTCGTTGGGAAGACCGAGTCAAAGGGAAGGCCCGCCCCTTCCGGTGATGGAAAGAATAGAAGGCCGGCGGAAAAGCCCGCTCTTGCGTTCGAGCCCCACGTTCCTTCTGCCTCTGGAAG acTTGGCGGAGGATAA